From a region of the Panicum virgatum strain AP13 chromosome 2K, P.virgatum_v5, whole genome shotgun sequence genome:
- the LOC120666615 gene encoding uncharacterized protein LOC120666615: protein MRRHAGRIVLLADAREIRIRAYSGEGSARDDAWALDLPPAARDLEVVGAPGHAAPAVAGPGAAALRKLSLGSVVIRGWPPHLLSLRPRLDELDIFSSRIGHARVDVRLPLLRFIDLDEVDVSPEDGRSGGPPFGEITIDAPELLELDVTCNAGSTTDYKSFRVRAPRLRLLCWANQFAERVAIDVGRPGSVKVGVIQQRSVYTREMESSREQMMQMLGGLLPDLPPESIAGVARPYMTLGECVDSDDDEDEPKQEKLTCDIDGLMSRGI from the exons ATGCGGCGCCACGCCGGCCGCATCGTCTTGCTCGCCGACGCGCGCGAGATCCGCATCCGGGCATACTCCGGCGAAGGCTCCGCGCGGGACGACGCCTGGGCGCTGGACCTGCCCCCCGCGGCGCGGGACCTGGAGGTCGTCGGGGCGCCCGGCCACGCCGCTCCCGCCGTCGCggggccgggcgccgccgccctgcggaAGCTCAGCCTCGGCAGCGTGGTGATCCGCGGGTGGCCGCCGCACCTCCTCTCCCTGCGCCCGCGGCTCGACGAGCTGGACATCTTCTCCTCCAGGATCGGGCACGCCCGTGTCGACGTCCGCCTGCCGCTCCTCAGGTTCATCGACCTGGACGAGGTGGATGTCAGCCCGGAAGACGGCCGGTCGGGAGGGCCGCCGTTCGGAGAGATCACCATCGACGCCCCGGAGCTGCTGGAGCTCGACGTGACCTGCAATGCCGGGTCCACCACAGACTACAAGTCCTTCAGGGTGCGGGCGCCGAGGCTGCGTCTCTTGTGCTGGGCTAACCAGTTCGCAGAGCGCGTGGCCATCGACGTCGGCAGGCCGGGGAGCGTCAAGGTGGGGGTGATCCAGCAGAGGTCGGTCTACACGCGCGAGATGGAGAGCTCCCGGGAGCAGATGATGCAGATGCTCGGGGGGCTGCTCCCGGACCTGCCGCCGGAGAGCATCGCCGGCGTCGCAAG GCCTTACATGACGCTGGGAGAGTGCGTGGACTCTGATGACGACGAAGACGAGCCTAAGCAGGAGAAGCTCACTTGCGACATCGATGGCCTCATGTCGCGTGGCATCTGA